In Neokomagataea tanensis, one genomic interval encodes:
- a CDS encoding uroporphyrinogen-III synthase — protein sequence MVRDAVIVTRPEPGLTTTSLAVTAHGWRAVACPMLAIESLGALPVERVEALLVTSGQALPALKAWPREQKIIAVGEKTAARAQKMGFLHVEAAEGDAVALERYCRERHIVGADVLLVTGRNYGHELAQGLGARRAEVYAALPEALLTHGARVALQNDCLHAVMFYSGRTVDAFHSALSKEEKHCFKAVRALCLSEAIAARLDEKMWGDVLCGDPLTLLGEGPMLRGG from the coding sequence ATGGTGCGAGATGCTGTCATTGTCACAAGGCCTGAGCCCGGCCTGACGACGACGTCTCTGGCCGTGACAGCGCATGGCTGGCGCGCGGTGGCGTGCCCAATGCTTGCTATTGAAAGCTTGGGTGCATTGCCAGTGGAGCGCGTAGAGGCGTTGCTCGTCACAAGTGGTCAGGCTCTGCCCGCACTTAAGGCATGGCCGCGTGAGCAAAAAATCATAGCAGTTGGAGAGAAGACGGCTGCGCGAGCGCAAAAAATGGGCTTCTTACATGTCGAAGCTGCGGAGGGAGACGCCGTTGCCTTGGAGCGGTACTGTCGTGAGCGTCACATCGTGGGGGCCGATGTTCTTCTTGTGACAGGCCGTAATTACGGACATGAATTAGCACAAGGTTTGGGTGCAAGGCGCGCTGAAGTTTATGCGGCTTTACCTGAAGCGTTGCTAACGCATGGGGCCAGAGTGGCACTGCAAAATGATTGCTTGCACGCTGTCATGTTTTATTCGGGACGGACGGTTGATGCTTTTCACTCAGCTTTGAGCAAGGAGGAAAAGCACTGCTTTAAAGCTGTCCGGGCTTTGTGTCTGTCGGAGGCGATTGCAGCACGTTTAGACGAAAAAATGTGGGGTGACGTGTTGTGCGGAGACCCGCTCACCCTGTTGGGTGAGGGGCCTATGTTGCGCGGAGGATAA
- the mltA gene encoding murein transglycosylase A: MPHDADIRESLLQAEFAGRHHLDCFPVGAAAKSPHAMRYAALSGWRAENIAVLLPLLRAQCKRMGQLPPETLLGGSDVLPSGRYAGEWSASCTALQSLTSFDALKGRRFIEKWFRPYLLTDSAEITGYYQPVFQASLTRGGAYKVPLYARPADLTTTTDSKGQQQSGRWVKGVFEPYLDRAHIDHGALAGQGLEIAWLKSSVDRFFLQIQGSGILQLPDGRRVAVAYDGRNGQPYVPLGREMVRDGLLNTGSVSMDSIRAWLEAHPSDAQPYMERNPNYVFFRLEGAASAFGPKGALGVPLMPWRSVAVDRTTLPLGLPLWVQTSLPLQNGSTEHWQHMVLAQDVGTDIRGVGRLDLFTGSGEQSAYVAGHMHASGRIIMLLPRSENVIGAAQ; the protein is encoded by the coding sequence ATGCCGCATGATGCGGACATCAGGGAAAGTCTACTTCAGGCTGAGTTTGCTGGGCGGCATCATCTTGATTGCTTCCCAGTCGGGGCAGCCGCCAAGTCCCCGCACGCTATGCGGTATGCGGCACTGTCTGGGTGGCGCGCAGAAAATATAGCAGTCCTTTTGCCGCTGCTGCGCGCCCAGTGTAAGCGCATGGGCCAACTGCCGCCGGAAACTCTGCTAGGTGGCAGTGATGTGCTTCCATCGGGGCGGTACGCAGGGGAGTGGAGTGCATCCTGCACGGCTCTACAAAGCCTCACAAGCTTTGACGCTCTTAAAGGACGACGCTTTATCGAGAAGTGGTTTCGCCCTTACCTGTTGACGGATAGCGCGGAAATTACAGGGTATTATCAACCTGTTTTCCAAGCCTCACTCACGCGCGGTGGTGCGTACAAAGTGCCTCTTTATGCGCGGCCAGCTGATCTGACCACGACAACGGATAGTAAAGGGCAGCAGCAATCCGGGCGCTGGGTAAAGGGTGTTTTTGAGCCGTATCTGGACCGTGCACACATAGATCACGGCGCTTTAGCCGGTCAGGGTTTGGAAATTGCTTGGCTTAAAAGCTCCGTGGATCGGTTCTTTTTGCAAATTCAAGGGTCAGGTATTCTGCAACTGCCAGATGGCCGGCGTGTCGCGGTTGCCTATGATGGACGCAACGGCCAGCCATATGTGCCACTCGGGCGTGAGATGGTGCGGGATGGTTTGTTGAACACGGGTTCAGTCAGCATGGACAGTATCCGTGCATGGCTTGAAGCGCATCCGTCAGACGCCCAGCCGTACATGGAGCGCAACCCAAATTATGTTTTTTTCCGTCTGGAAGGGGCTGCAAGTGCTTTCGGCCCGAAGGGCGCGCTTGGTGTTCCGCTGATGCCGTGGCGTTCAGTCGCTGTAGACCGGACGACTTTGCCGTTGGGGTTACCTTTGTGGGTTCAAACAAGTTTGCCGCTGCAAAATGGCTCAACTGAGCACTGGCAGCATATGGTTTTGGCGCAGGATGTCGGGACTGACATCCGTGGCGTTGGACGATTGGATCTTTTTACAGGCTCAGGTGAGCAATCGGCCTATGTTGCGGGCCATATGCATGCTTCTGGGCGCATTATAATGCTGTTGCCTCGTTCGGAGAATGTGATAGGCGCGGCTCAATGA
- the secB gene encoding protein-export chaperone SecB: MSENSTANTPNAEGAPAQLPLAVNLQYTKDLSFEVPAGASIFASLRSAPQIGVNIDVQVNRLEEEQPVFEVALAVRAEASEAPEKEGDKAGRTVFIAELTYAAIVTLGNAPQEMIEPILLVEVPRLIFPYARGIISDVTRDGGFPPVVLQPIDFVALWQAKRAQQFPEPAGEA, from the coding sequence ATGTCCGAAAATTCGACTGCCAACACCCCAAATGCCGAAGGTGCACCAGCACAACTGCCTTTGGCCGTAAACCTGCAATACACGAAAGACCTGTCTTTCGAAGTACCTGCTGGCGCTTCCATTTTTGCTTCTTTGCGCAGCGCACCCCAGATCGGTGTCAACATTGACGTGCAAGTCAACCGCCTGGAAGAAGAGCAACCCGTATTTGAAGTTGCTCTCGCTGTCCGTGCAGAAGCATCTGAAGCCCCTGAGAAGGAAGGCGACAAAGCAGGCCGTACTGTGTTCATTGCTGAACTCACCTACGCTGCAATCGTCACACTGGGCAACGCGCCACAAGAAATGATCGAGCCGATCCTGCTGGTCGAAGTACCACGCCTGATCTTCCCATATGCTCGCGGCATTATCAGTGATGTCACGCGTGATGGTGGCTTCCCACCTGTCGTTCTGCAGCCAATTGACTTCGTTGCTCTGTGGCAAGCAAAGCGCGCTCAGCAGTTCCCAGAGCCAGCTGGCGAAGCCTAA
- a CDS encoding Tim44/TimA family putative adaptor protein yields the protein MSSDAFHLPAFLTSQTASVFPWDVVVLAIIAAALGFRLYRILGRRVGVQGVKQTVPRSAAPVGNTGRTMPPPLPEGAGAASGAEPPPARHEIPAPATRVGGVLIDIVKVRSGFNPQDFLKGVETAFRQIVTAFANGDRAVLTGAMTENAAQAYLSAIDAREAAGEKQRSDIRGVEKVALLNAEVVNENERSVARIEVEIVSRQVSLLTNSEGHPVIGTEAVTEFNDLWVFETVLGTDDTRWRLASSRPA from the coding sequence ATGTCCTCTGACGCTTTCCACTTACCAGCCTTTTTAACAAGCCAGACCGCCAGCGTTTTCCCTTGGGATGTCGTTGTGCTGGCTATTATCGCCGCGGCACTTGGCTTCCGGCTGTACCGCATTCTTGGGCGGCGCGTGGGTGTGCAGGGCGTCAAACAAACAGTGCCACGGTCAGCAGCGCCGGTCGGGAACACAGGCCGCACCATGCCCCCGCCATTGCCGGAAGGTGCGGGTGCAGCAAGCGGTGCGGAACCGCCTCCTGCCCGCCATGAAATTCCGGCACCTGCCACGCGGGTAGGTGGAGTTTTAATCGATATCGTTAAAGTAAGGTCTGGCTTTAACCCGCAGGACTTCCTGAAGGGGGTCGAGACGGCGTTCCGCCAAATTGTTACGGCATTCGCAAACGGGGACCGCGCCGTCCTCACCGGGGCAATGACGGAGAACGCTGCTCAAGCCTATCTCTCGGCAATTGATGCGCGCGAAGCTGCGGGCGAGAAACAGCGCAGCGATATCAGGGGCGTCGAAAAGGTTGCTCTCCTCAATGCCGAAGTTGTGAATGAAAATGAGCGTTCAGTTGCGCGTATTGAGGTGGAAATCGTCTCCCGGCAGGTTAGCTTGCTCACGAACTCTGAAGGCCATCCTGTCATCGGTACAGAAGCTGTGACAGAATTCAACGATCTATGGGTTTTCGAGACGGTTTTGGGAACGGATGACACACGTTGGCGCTTGGCTTCATCGCGTCCCGCATGA
- the hemC gene encoding hydroxymethylbilane synthase, whose translation MNVTLLPSDALLRVAAEAARRSHGLSGSSRRTLPLRVGTRMSPLALVQTRHFLSRLSRFCPVLRDLEAFQEHQISTEGDRNLTQRLAEIGGKGLFAKEIHEALQAGQIDFAVHSLKDLETHLPDDLVLACTMTREDARDVIILRDRSIVVDTNDPFAALPEGAVVGCASVRRQAQMLARRPDLRFCLLRGNVQTRLKKLADGACDATLLALAGLRRLGLEERADIILEPEHMLPASGQGIVGVTVRRSDVELRELLGAIEDLEARWVATAERALLDMLDGSCRTPIGGYAQIENGELYLRGLVASEDGTFILKRELRGNPREAAAIGREVGAMLRRDTPDDIFADITRE comes from the coding sequence GTACACTTCCTCTTCGTGTGGGCACGCGCATGTCACCCCTTGCGCTTGTACAGACGCGACATTTCTTAAGTCGGCTGAGCCGCTTCTGCCCTGTGTTACGAGATTTGGAGGCATTTCAGGAGCACCAAATCAGTACTGAGGGTGACCGAAATCTTACCCAAAGATTGGCAGAAATTGGCGGTAAGGGTTTGTTTGCAAAGGAAATTCATGAAGCTTTGCAGGCTGGGCAGATCGACTTTGCTGTTCATAGTTTGAAGGACTTGGAGACGCACCTTCCCGATGATCTGGTGCTGGCATGTACCATGACCCGTGAGGATGCCCGTGACGTTATAATCCTGCGTGACCGTTCCATTGTTGTGGATACGAACGATCCTTTTGCAGCCCTGCCAGAAGGAGCAGTTGTAGGGTGTGCTTCGGTTCGTCGGCAGGCACAAATGTTGGCGCGGAGACCAGATCTCCGATTCTGTCTCTTGCGGGGGAACGTACAGACTCGGTTAAAAAAACTGGCTGATGGCGCGTGCGATGCAACGTTATTGGCTCTGGCAGGCCTGCGGCGCCTCGGTTTGGAGGAGCGCGCGGATATTATTCTTGAACCAGAACATATGCTGCCAGCATCTGGACAAGGCATTGTCGGTGTAACGGTACGGCGCAGTGATGTTGAACTGAGGGAACTTCTGGGCGCTATCGAAGACTTGGAAGCGCGCTGGGTTGCTACGGCAGAGCGTGCATTGCTCGATATGCTTGACGGCTCTTGCCGGACGCCGATTGGCGGCTACGCCCAGATAGAGAATGGTGAGCTATATCTGCGCGGTCTCGTCGCAAGTGAGGATGGTACTTTCATCTTGAAGCGGGAACTGCGGGGCAACCCGCGTGAAGCCGCAGCGATTGGGCGCGAAGTTGGCGCTATGCTGCGTCGTGACACTCCAGACGATATTTTTGCTGACATCACGCGCGAGTAG
- a CDS encoding DNA-methyltransferase yields the protein MIRSRREKLGEHTLIRGDCTTVLRRMPAQSVDVIVTSPPYNLGIEYRSYQDRLPEECYLEWMEEVCASLKRVLKDGGSFFLNMSGSSSQPWLPFELLVRLRKLFVLQNHITWIKSVSVGEKTHGHFKPLNSHRFVNRNHEHVFHLTKTGDVPVSRLAAGVPFTDKSNINRRRHAVDRRCRGDTWFIPYETVRSQKEKFSHPGTFPVALPEACLRLHGAVEGDVLLDPFMGVGTSLIAAERQGLNGIGIDMDTRYVNRARKRLRTFLDHGSIDDTIAELSEEDHV from the coding sequence ATGATTAGAAGCCGACGAGAAAAATTAGGTGAGCATACCCTTATTCGCGGGGACTGCACGACGGTCCTGCGCCGTATGCCAGCGCAAAGCGTCGATGTTATTGTAACATCTCCGCCCTATAATCTGGGGATTGAATATAGAAGCTATCAGGATCGCCTTCCTGAAGAATGTTATTTGGAGTGGATGGAGGAAGTCTGCGCGAGTTTGAAGCGGGTTCTTAAGGATGGCGGTTCTTTCTTTTTGAACATGTCCGGGTCGTCTTCTCAGCCATGGCTGCCGTTTGAGTTGTTGGTGCGGCTACGCAAGTTGTTTGTGTTGCAAAATCACATCACCTGGATCAAATCCGTCTCAGTAGGTGAGAAGACCCACGGGCACTTTAAGCCGCTCAATTCACATCGTTTCGTGAACCGCAACCACGAGCATGTATTTCATTTGACAAAGACGGGCGATGTCCCTGTTTCCCGCTTGGCGGCGGGGGTGCCGTTTACGGATAAGAGTAATATTAATCGTCGTAGGCACGCAGTAGACCGTCGTTGCCGTGGCGATACGTGGTTCATTCCGTATGAAACGGTACGTAGTCAGAAGGAAAAGTTTAGTCACCCGGGAACATTCCCAGTCGCATTACCAGAGGCATGCTTGCGTTTACATGGCGCAGTGGAAGGCGATGTCTTGCTAGACCCCTTTATGGGGGTAGGGACTAGTCTTATTGCGGCTGAACGTCAGGGTTTGAATGGTATCGGTATTGATATGGATACACGATACGTGAACCGCGCACGGAAGCGGTTGCGGACCTTTTTAGACCATGGCTCCATTGACGATACGATAGCGGAACTGAGCGAAGAAGATCACGTTTGA